A DNA window from Spirochaetaceae bacterium contains the following coding sequences:
- a CDS encoding ABC transporter permease, protein MVAYLTRRVFVAIGTVLVLSVVSFAFIQLPPGDFVTAYVQELEGMGDVVSADEEEQLRDMFGLNQPFLVQYFKWMLRMAGGDFGFSMEYRRPVAEVIGDRLWLTVVVAAAAVVFVWVVALPIGIFSANRQYSFADYLFTFLGFIGLAIPNFLLALVLMYFAFRYFNVNVTGLFSPEYVTAPWSLAKVADMLGHLWVPALVLGTAGTATLIRIMRANLLDELRKPYVVSARARGMKESRLIVKYPVRVALNPFASTIGYILPFIVSGSIIVSVVLSLPTVGPLLLRALLSQDMFLAGTIILLIGAMTVAGTLISDILLMLIDPRIRFEGR, encoded by the coding sequence ATGGTGGCGTACCTGACCCGCCGGGTGTTCGTGGCCATCGGCACGGTGCTGGTGCTCTCGGTAGTGTCGTTCGCGTTCATCCAACTCCCGCCCGGCGACTTCGTGACCGCCTACGTGCAGGAGCTGGAAGGCATGGGCGACGTGGTCAGCGCCGACGAGGAAGAGCAGCTCCGCGACATGTTCGGCCTCAACCAGCCGTTCCTGGTGCAGTACTTCAAGTGGATGCTGCGCATGGCGGGCGGCGACTTCGGCTTCTCGATGGAGTACCGCCGCCCGGTCGCGGAGGTGATCGGCGACCGCCTGTGGCTCACCGTGGTGGTGGCGGCGGCCGCGGTGGTGTTCGTGTGGGTGGTGGCGCTGCCGATCGGCATCTTCTCGGCCAACCGTCAGTACTCGTTCGCCGACTACCTGTTCACGTTCCTGGGCTTCATCGGCCTGGCGATCCCCAACTTCCTGCTCGCGCTGGTGCTGATGTACTTCGCGTTCCGCTACTTCAACGTCAACGTGACCGGGCTGTTCTCGCCCGAGTACGTCACCGCGCCGTGGAGCCTGGCCAAGGTGGCCGACATGCTCGGCCACCTGTGGGTGCCGGCGCTGGTGCTCGGCACGGCCGGCACGGCCACCCTGATCAGGATCATGCGCGCCAACCTGCTCGACGAGTTGCGCAAGCCATACGTGGTATCGGCCCGCGCCCGCGGCATGAAGGAGTCGCGGCTGATCGTGAAGTACCCGGTGCGGGTGGCGCTCAACCCGTTCGCGAGCACCATCGGCTACATCCTGCCGTTCATCGTATCGGGCAGCATCATCGTCTCGGTGGTGCTGAGCCTGCCTACCGTGGGGCCGCTGCTGCTGCGCGCGCTGCTCTCCCAGGACATGTTCCTGGCCGGCACCATCATCCTGCTGATCGGCGCCATGACGGTGGCCGGCACGCTGATCTCGGACATCCTGCTGATGCTGATCGATCCGCGCATCCGGTTCGAGGGCCGCTGA
- a CDS encoding putative DNA binding domain-containing protein: protein MEWLDILQRVEAGEDRRTEFKRGLDLSLVGKAVCAFANTEGGVIILGVNNAREIVGVKGDSEQVQERLTSFLHTGCSTPVSARTGRHQDPRGWVHWVEIPRQRGFEPLRYDGRVWIRRERSSVEPSPTELQELYNTFGYILTEERAIHGATVDHIDMRSFRSYLSRFGFDTEEEPQPHRDDDLRNRGVLTEIGGELLATLYGALAFGTDPQRYPQTRNFRVECVAYAGGDRASEVLQVAAAAGRLDDQVNRAVGWFLGLGRFESYHALAREDRHLLPRAAIREALVNAVTHRDYAITGSKVLIEVFDGRVDVTSPGALPNHMTVERVRAGANPRSRNDSMAYFMAAMGFMEQRGRGWLIMQREMREFNGTEPELMQDERNKFVRVTFRLAPS from the coding sequence ATGGAGTGGCTGGACATCCTGCAACGCGTCGAGGCGGGTGAAGACCGCCGAACAGAGTTCAAGCGGGGACTTGACCTGTCGCTCGTGGGAAAGGCGGTCTGCGCGTTCGCCAACACCGAAGGAGGCGTCATCATTCTCGGCGTCAACAATGCCCGTGAGATAGTCGGCGTCAAGGGGGACAGCGAGCAGGTTCAGGAACGTCTGACCTCGTTTCTCCATACCGGCTGCAGCACGCCTGTGTCCGCGCGCACCGGGCGCCATCAGGATCCGCGCGGCTGGGTGCACTGGGTGGAGATCCCGAGGCAGCGCGGCTTCGAGCCGCTACGCTACGACGGACGCGTATGGATACGCCGCGAACGCAGTAGTGTGGAGCCGTCCCCTACCGAGCTTCAGGAACTCTACAACACGTTCGGATACATCCTCACCGAAGAGCGCGCCATTCATGGCGCTACGGTCGACCACATCGACATGCGCTCCTTCCGCTCCTATCTGAGTCGGTTTGGATTCGACACCGAGGAAGAGCCGCAACCGCATAGAGACGACGACCTGCGCAACCGCGGCGTACTGACGGAGATAGGCGGCGAGCTTCTCGCGACGCTCTATGGCGCGCTCGCATTCGGCACCGATCCGCAGCGCTATCCGCAGACCCGCAACTTTCGAGTGGAGTGCGTTGCCTACGCCGGCGGCGATCGCGCCTCGGAGGTACTGCAGGTCGCCGCGGCCGCCGGACGGCTTGACGACCAGGTGAATCGGGCGGTCGGCTGGTTCCTGGGTCTAGGCCGATTCGAGTCGTACCATGCCTTGGCCCGCGAAGACCGCCACCTGCTGCCAAGAGCGGCGATCCGGGAGGCGCTGGTCAACGCGGTCACGCATCGCGACTATGCCATTACCGGGTCCAAGGTGCTCATAGAAGTGTTCGACGGTCGTGTCGACGTGACCAGTCCCGGCGCGCTGCCGAACCACATGACCGTGGAGCGGGTGCGCGCCGGCGCCAATCCCCGGTCGAGAAATGACTCCATGGCCTATTTCATGGCCGCGATGGGGTTCATGGAGCAGCGCGGCCGCGGCTGGTTGATCATGCAAAGAGAGATGCGCGAATTCAACGGTACCGAGCCGGAACTCATGCAAGATGAACGCAACAAGTTCGTCCGCGTGACCTTTCGCCTAGCTCCATCCTGA